From a region of the Lactuca sativa cultivar Salinas chromosome 4, Lsat_Salinas_v11, whole genome shotgun sequence genome:
- the LOC111896501 gene encoding F-box/FBD/LRR-repeat protein At1g13570 isoform X1 produces the protein MKGSQDRISDLPQDTIEKILTHMPIQDALKTSILSTKWRHCWKGMPKLVFDDKYLNTSSSSKEIKKYKFVNAIFHVLMLHNGPVLEFSISINIDTEIDDEIYQIILHLSKSKNIKKFISKFWSNDVMKLLFFKRYKLPSVFFSLHGLEHLHLTHCVIELPLTFNGFITLKSLKLCNVNITLKTLQQLLTNCPILEEFILIGSQNNSIALGNKCTFLELSKCLPSVHVLKISKYYIKQFAKGSMQKLPTLLVHLRILFLDLCFLKQDELSNALSVIRSSPNLEKIKIELCWIHMLCGQETCKGLLDLQDYYLGMKLDRLEELEITSFHNHALEMEFVKLIMAKSPMLKKARIKLNSDVSVDQENKILRDLFRLTFPRASLGVDIIVER, from the exons ATGAAAGGCAGTCAGGATAGAATTAGCGATCTTCCTCAAGACACAATTGAAAAAATTCTGACTCATATGCCAATCCAAGATGCATTGAAGACAAGCATTTTGTCAACGAAATGGAGACATTGCTGGAAGGGAATGCCTAAACTTGTATTTGATGACAAGTACTTGAATACCTCATCAAGTAGCAAAGAAATTAAGAAATATAAGTTTGTCAATGCCATCTTCCATGTTTTGATGCTACACAATGGTCCAGTATTAGAATTCAGTATCTCTATTAATATCGATACAGAAATTGATGATGAGATTTACCAAATAATACTCCATCTTTCAAAGAGCAAAAATATCAAGAAATTCATCTCTAAGTTCTGGTCAAATGACGTCATGAAGTTATTATTTTTTAAGCGCTACAAGCTACCCTCTGTGTTCTTTTCATTACACGGACTAGAACACCTACATCTCACACATTGTGTCATTGAGCTTCCATTAACATTTAATGGATTTATTACCTTAAAGAGTCTCAAGTTATGCAATGTCAACATCACTTTGAAGACGCTTCAACAATTACTTACCAATTGCCCAATACTTGAGGAATTTATACTG ATTGGATCTCAAAACAACTCTATTGCACTAGGAAACAAGTGTACATTTCTTGAGCTATCCAAATGTTTACCTTCGGTTCATGTTTTGAAAATCTCAAAGTATTATATCAAG CAGTTTGCTAAAGGCAGTATGCAGAAACTCCCTACTTTACTAGTCCACTTGAGGATACTTTTTCTTGATTTGTGTTTTCTGAAACAAGATGAGCTTTCGAATGCTCTCAGTGTGATCAGAAGCTCCCCAAATTTGGAGAAGATAAAAATAGAG CTGTGTTGGATCCATATGCTGTGTGGTCAAGAAACTTGCAAGGGCTTGCTTGATCTTCAAGACTACTATTTGGGAATGAAGTTGGATCGCCTTGAAGAACTTGAGATAACAAGTTTCCATAATCATGCTTTAGAGATGGAGTTTGTGAAACTCATCATGGCTAAATCACCTATGCTTAAGAAAGCACGGATAAAGCTTAATTCAGATGTTTCTGTGGATCAAGAAAATAAGATTCTTCGAGATTTGTTTCGATTAACATTTCCACGTGCATCACTCGGAGTGGATATCATTGTTGAACGCTAA
- the LOC111896501 gene encoding F-box/FBD/LRR-repeat protein At1g13570 isoform X2 produces the protein MKGSQDRISDLPQDTIEKILTHMPIQDALKTSILSTKWRHCWKGMPKLVFDDKYLNTSSSSKEIKKYKFVNAIFHVLMLHNGPVLEFSISINIDTEIDDEIYQIILHLSKSKNIKKFISKFWSNDVMKLLFFKRYKLPSVFFSLHGLEHLHLTHCVIELPLTFNGFITLKSLKLCNVNITLKTLQQLLTNCPILEEFILIGSQNNSIALGNKCTFLELSKCLPSVHVLKISKYYIKFAKGSMQKLPTLLVHLRILFLDLCFLKQDELSNALSVIRSSPNLEKIKIELCWIHMLCGQETCKGLLDLQDYYLGMKLDRLEELEITSFHNHALEMEFVKLIMAKSPMLKKARIKLNSDVSVDQENKILRDLFRLTFPRASLGVDIIVER, from the exons ATGAAAGGCAGTCAGGATAGAATTAGCGATCTTCCTCAAGACACAATTGAAAAAATTCTGACTCATATGCCAATCCAAGATGCATTGAAGACAAGCATTTTGTCAACGAAATGGAGACATTGCTGGAAGGGAATGCCTAAACTTGTATTTGATGACAAGTACTTGAATACCTCATCAAGTAGCAAAGAAATTAAGAAATATAAGTTTGTCAATGCCATCTTCCATGTTTTGATGCTACACAATGGTCCAGTATTAGAATTCAGTATCTCTATTAATATCGATACAGAAATTGATGATGAGATTTACCAAATAATACTCCATCTTTCAAAGAGCAAAAATATCAAGAAATTCATCTCTAAGTTCTGGTCAAATGACGTCATGAAGTTATTATTTTTTAAGCGCTACAAGCTACCCTCTGTGTTCTTTTCATTACACGGACTAGAACACCTACATCTCACACATTGTGTCATTGAGCTTCCATTAACATTTAATGGATTTATTACCTTAAAGAGTCTCAAGTTATGCAATGTCAACATCACTTTGAAGACGCTTCAACAATTACTTACCAATTGCCCAATACTTGAGGAATTTATACTG ATTGGATCTCAAAACAACTCTATTGCACTAGGAAACAAGTGTACATTTCTTGAGCTATCCAAATGTTTACCTTCGGTTCATGTTTTGAAAATCTCAAAGTATTATATCAAG TTTGCTAAAGGCAGTATGCAGAAACTCCCTACTTTACTAGTCCACTTGAGGATACTTTTTCTTGATTTGTGTTTTCTGAAACAAGATGAGCTTTCGAATGCTCTCAGTGTGATCAGAAGCTCCCCAAATTTGGAGAAGATAAAAATAGAG CTGTGTTGGATCCATATGCTGTGTGGTCAAGAAACTTGCAAGGGCTTGCTTGATCTTCAAGACTACTATTTGGGAATGAAGTTGGATCGCCTTGAAGAACTTGAGATAACAAGTTTCCATAATCATGCTTTAGAGATGGAGTTTGTGAAACTCATCATGGCTAAATCACCTATGCTTAAGAAAGCACGGATAAAGCTTAATTCAGATGTTTCTGTGGATCAAGAAAATAAGATTCTTCGAGATTTGTTTCGATTAACATTTCCACGTGCATCACTCGGAGTGGATATCATTGTTGAACGCTAA
- the LOC111896464 gene encoding uncharacterized protein LOC111896464 codes for MPEEEEEELVIEEPPKKDEKKEEMVEKKKSEEKEAKITPPPFPSRLSSNKKEREDSEIMAMFWKVEVNIPLLDAIKQVPRYAKFLKELCTTKKKLRGNETVKVSENVSAVLQKRMPPKCKDPGTLTKIGVIIQLVDRSILHPKGVLEDVLVQVNELVFPADFYVLDMGDDDHPSSSSILLGRPFLKIARTKIDVYNDTWSMESDGEVINFNFYEARRYPSDVHCINFVDIIQPLTKKCFELTNHDLLELILSRNFDNNSVKEIAEKFQVR; via the exons atgcccgaagaagaagaagaggagttgGTGATAGAAGAACCACCAAAGAAGgatgaaaagaaagaagaaatggTGGAGAAAAAGAAGTCGGAAGAGAAAGAAGCAAAGATCACACCACCACCTTTTCCATCAAGATTAAGCAGCAACAAAAAAGAGAGAGAAGATAGTGAAATCATGGCAATGTTCTGGAAAGTTGAAGTCAACATCCCTCTATTAGATGCAATCAAACAAGTACCTAGATATgctaagttccttaaggaactttgcacAACTAAAAAGAAGCTGCGAGGTAATGAGACAGTGAAAGTAAGTGAAAATGTTTCTGCAGTTTTGCAGAAAAGGATGCCCCCAAAGTGCAAGGATCCAG GCACTTTAACAAAAATAGGGGTGATCATCCAACTTGTAGATCGTTCTATATtacacccaaaaggtgtattAGAGGATGTTTTGGTGCAAGTTAATGAGCTTGTCTTTCCTGCAGACTTTTATGTGCTTGATATGGGAGATGATGATCATCCATCCTCGAGTTCCATACTTTTAGGTAGACCATTCTTGAAAATAGCAAGAACAAAAATTGATGTCTACAATGATACATGGTCCATGGAATCCGATGGGGAGGTCATCAACTTCAATTTCTATGAAGCAAGGAGGTACCCAAGTGATGTTCATTGCATAAATTTTGTTGATATAATCCAACCTTTGACTAAAAAGTGTTTTGAGTTGACTAACCATGATTTGTTGGAGTTAATTTTGAGTAGGAATTTTGATAACAATTCAGTCAAAGAGATTGCAGAAAAATTTCAAGTTAGATGA